One Flagellimonas sp. CMM7 genomic region harbors:
- a CDS encoding FKBP-type peptidyl-prolyl cis-trans isomerase: protein MKYGFFLSLFFVVLLFSCKNDDDVDLVAVPPLLLADVSPEDDEEIREFLETHFYNYEEFASPPAGFDFRIKIDTIAGENADKTSLWDRDELESATIDVSSFEHGLTVEENDIPHTIYYLSARAGTGPNPTVADSVFVRYEGKLLDGTSFDASLNNPVWFDLARLQDLQQGFRGFAEGIPNFKIGGSVIENGDGTVEVEGYGVGLIIFPSGLGGFSTINGVIPQYSPLMFTIDLFTLNRTDHDGDGIPSIDEDVNRNGYLYDDNTDADDEPINVSFANFQDADDDGDGVSTRNEISDEDGNIILPYPSTGDIEDYLNPDVQRTPDNN, encoded by the coding sequence ATGAAGTACGGGTTTTTTCTTTCTTTGTTTTTTGTCGTATTACTTTTTTCTTGCAAAAATGATGATGACGTAGATCTTGTAGCTGTTCCACCTTTATTGCTGGCAGATGTTTCCCCAGAAGATGATGAAGAAATTAGAGAATTTTTAGAAACTCATTTTTACAATTATGAGGAATTTGCATCACCACCGGCTGGTTTTGATTTTAGAATAAAAATAGATACCATAGCAGGAGAAAATGCGGATAAAACCTCTTTATGGGATAGAGATGAACTTGAATCTGCTACTATTGATGTTTCATCTTTTGAACATGGGTTGACAGTAGAAGAAAATGACATACCACATACCATATACTATCTTTCTGCCAGGGCTGGTACAGGACCTAATCCTACTGTAGCGGATTCTGTATTTGTTCGCTATGAAGGAAAACTTCTTGATGGAACTTCTTTTGATGCTTCCCTGAATAATCCTGTTTGGTTTGATTTGGCTCGATTGCAAGATCTTCAGCAAGGGTTTAGAGGGTTTGCTGAAGGCATTCCGAATTTTAAAATAGGAGGAAGTGTAATTGAAAATGGAGATGGCACCGTGGAGGTTGAAGGATATGGTGTTGGACTTATAATCTTCCCATCGGGGTTAGGTGGATTTTCAACAATAAATGGAGTAATACCCCAATACAGTCCTCTTATGTTTACGATAGACCTTTTTACTTTAAATAGAACAGATCATGATGGTGATGGTATTCCTTCCATTGATGAAGATGTAAATAGAAACGGTTATTTATATGATGACAATACGGATGCTGATGATGAACCAATTAATGTGTCATTCGCAAACTTTCAAGATGCGGATGATGATGGTGATGGGGTTTCCACCAGGAATGAAATTTCAGATGAAGATGGGAACATTATTCTTCCCTATCCTAGTACGGGAGATATAGAAGATTATCTAAATCCGGATGTTCAACGAACACCAGATAATAATTAA
- a CDS encoding outer membrane beta-barrel protein — translation MKKTLLIAVLTLMGSAVFAQSGSGFGIKAGLSYNKNGDLIGSVGDAGQNISEGAEGKAGYHVGFWGKLDFPKIYLRPELVYSKTKSSYDVNGDSNDYDISKLDLPVLLGYKLIGPLHIFAGPAFQYTLKNDLGDIEVEDVENDFTVGLNAGVGVNLGKIGVDVRYERGFSENEARIISNNITDIDGRVDSRPSQIIFALSVKL, via the coding sequence ATGAAAAAAACACTTCTAATTGCAGTGTTGACCCTTATGGGGTCTGCTGTATTTGCACAAAGCGGCTCAGGATTTGGTATTAAGGCCGGACTTAGTTACAACAAGAACGGAGATTTAATTGGATCCGTTGGTGATGCCGGACAAAACATTTCTGAAGGCGCCGAAGGTAAAGCTGGTTACCATGTAGGTTTTTGGGGAAAATTGGATTTCCCAAAGATTTACCTTAGACCAGAACTGGTTTATTCTAAAACCAAAAGCTCCTATGATGTCAACGGCGATTCCAATGACTACGATATTTCAAAATTGGATCTTCCTGTTCTTTTAGGGTATAAACTAATAGGCCCCTTGCATATTTTTGCTGGTCCGGCTTTTCAATATACTCTAAAGAATGATCTAGGAGATATAGAGGTAGAAGATGTTGAAAATGATTTTACTGTGGGGCTGAATGCAGGTGTTGGTGTCAATCTTGGTAAAATAGGTGTGGATGTCCGCTACGAACGTGGATTCTCAGAAAATGAAGCAAGAATTATTTCCAATAATATTACAGATATTGATGGTCGCGTAGATTCAAGACCATCACAGATAATTTTTGCCTTATCCGTTAAATTATAA
- a CDS encoding transketolase family protein — protein sequence MTKYIDQGKNDTRSGYGAGMTELGRTNPNVVALCADLVGSLKIQTFIDENPERFFQIGIAEANMMGIAAGLTIGGKIPFTGTFANFSTGRVYDQIRQSIAYSDKNVKICASHAGITLGEDGATHQILEDIGLMKMLPGMTVINPCDFNQTKAATLAIAEHHGPVYLRFGRPKVANFTPADQKFEIGKALMLNEGTDVTIIATGHLVWQSLLAAENLENQGISAEVINIHTIKPLDNEAILASAKKTGCVVTAEEHNYLGGLGESVSRVLASHHPTPQEFVATQDTFGESGTPEQLMDKYGLNNKAVEAAVLKVLKRK from the coding sequence ATGACAAAATATATAGATCAAGGAAAAAATGATACTCGAAGTGGTTATGGTGCCGGAATGACGGAACTGGGAAGAACAAACCCAAATGTTGTTGCACTTTGTGCCGATTTGGTTGGTTCTCTTAAAATACAAACCTTCATTGATGAAAATCCAGAGCGTTTCTTTCAGATAGGAATTGCCGAAGCCAATATGATGGGTATTGCTGCTGGTTTAACTATTGGCGGAAAAATTCCATTTACTGGAACATTTGCCAATTTTTCTACGGGTAGGGTTTATGACCAAATTCGTCAATCAATAGCCTATTCGGATAAAAATGTAAAAATTTGTGCCTCCCACGCCGGTATTACACTTGGAGAAGATGGTGCTACCCATCAAATTTTGGAAGATATAGGTTTAATGAAAATGCTTCCGGGTATGACCGTTATAAACCCATGCGACTTTAACCAGACAAAGGCTGCTACTTTAGCTATAGCCGAACATCATGGCCCCGTATACCTTCGTTTTGGAAGACCCAAGGTGGCCAACTTTACTCCTGCTGACCAAAAGTTTGAAATTGGAAAGGCATTAATGCTCAATGAAGGTACGGATGTCACCATTATTGCAACAGGACACTTGGTATGGCAATCTTTGCTTGCTGCGGAAAACTTGGAAAATCAAGGAATCTCTGCTGAAGTAATAAATATCCACACCATAAAACCTCTTGACAACGAAGCTATTTTGGCTTCAGCAAAAAAGACAGGTTGTGTTGTTACTGCTGAAGAGCATAATTACCTTGGTGGCCTTGGAGAAAGTGTTTCCAGAGTATTGGCCTCACATCACCCTACGCCTCAGGAGTTTGTGGCAACACAGGATACTTTTGGCGAAAGTGGAACCCCAGAACAGCTCATGGATAAGTATGGTTTGAACAATAAAGCCGTTGAAGCTGCCGTTTTAAAAGTGTTGAAACGAAAATAA